In Actinomycetota bacterium, the following are encoded in one genomic region:
- a CDS encoding DUF11 domain-containing protein has protein sequence MPRSSSPRASPGPSSPARSTGPFFSTCLSSKTYTDLANGSHTFSVKASDAAGNSDATPAVRTWTIGSDPVPTSADLSLTMTAPSSAAKGTNITYTIIVTNLGPATGTGITVTDTLPKETAFKSATSTQGSCSTVRGKVTCTVGTLPSGSSATITIVAKAPNKAGTLSNAATVTAQESDPDATNNSKTAVTTVA, from the coding sequence GTGCCACGTTCGAGTTCACCTCGAGCGAGTCCGGGTCCGTCTTCGCCTGCTCGCTCGACGGGGCCGTTCTTCTCGACGTGCCTGTCGTCCAAGACGTACACCGATCTCGCGAACGGGTCTCACACATTCAGCGTCAAGGCGTCGGACGCCGCTGGTAACAGCGACGCCACCCCCGCTGTGCGCACCTGGACGATCGGGAGCGACCCCGTTCCTACATCTGCAGATTTGTCTCTGACGATGACTGCTCCGTCGTCGGCCGCCAAAGGAACAAACATCACCTACACGATCATCGTGACCAACCTCGGACCCGCGACGGGCACGGGAATCACGGTTACCGATACGCTCCCGAAGGAGACCGCCTTCAAGAGCGCGACGTCCACGCAAGGAAGCTGCAGCACCGTGCGCGGCAAGGTGACGTGCACGGTCGGGACGCTGCCCTCGGGCTCGAGTGCGACCATCACGATCGTGGCAAAAGCCCCGAACAAAGCCGGCACGCTCTCGAACGCCGCGACCGTGACGGCGCAAGAGTCTGATCCAGACGCGACGAACAATTCCAAGACGGCCGTCACCACGGTCGCTTGA
- a CDS encoding superoxide dismutase family protein, translating into MIGRRILETARLARLRYVLKRRSLIAGLAIASLALGLLTAGVSASDAAAAAAKAVLHDGKDRKVAVVKFIQQGDKVLVKAEAAFATDLTPGFKGFHIHAVGVCAAPFTSAGGHYVGEGTTHGDHDGDMPVLLVMDDGTASSRFKTDRFSVEDLIGLAVIVHAGADNFGNVPTGTGATQYTPNSTGTTNDTATGLTANTGNAGGRHACGVIDESD; encoded by the coding sequence ATGATCGGACGGAGGATTCTCGAGACCGCAAGGCTGGCACGGCTCCGCTACGTCTTGAAGAGGCGTTCGTTGATCGCAGGTCTGGCAATCGCTTCATTGGCTCTCGGGCTGCTCACCGCCGGAGTGAGCGCGAGCGACGCCGCCGCCGCCGCCGCGAAGGCAGTGCTCCATGACGGCAAGGATCGCAAGGTCGCCGTCGTCAAGTTCATCCAACAGGGCGACAAAGTGCTGGTAAAGGCGGAGGCCGCCTTCGCCACAGACCTGACGCCGGGCTTCAAGGGCTTCCACATCCACGCGGTCGGCGTGTGCGCGGCACCCTTCACCTCTGCCGGCGGGCATTACGTCGGCGAGGGAACGACGCACGGAGATCACGATGGAGACATGCCGGTCCTTCTCGTGATGGATGACGGGACCGCTTCGTCGAGGTTCAAGACCGACCGCTTCTCTGTTGAGGACCTCATCGGCCTTGCGGTGATCGTGCACGCCGGTGCCGACAACTTCGGCAACGTCCCGACCGGAACCGGCGCCACGCAGTACACGCCCAACTCCACCGGGACGACGAACGACACCGCGACCGGGCTGACCGCGAACACCGGCAACGCCGGTGGCAGGCACGCGTGCGGCGTGATCGACGAGTCCGACTAG
- a CDS encoding FHA domain-containing protein, which yields MPAYLEVWRPTGPELVALDAERVTVGKAPTNDVPIASDRTASRLHAVFERYQAGWCVRDLGSRNGTFVNGQRIWSEHTLYAGDEVRVGKTRLVYRPDGSLSPLTVTEAAEGVPDLTRREGEILLALCRPVLTGDVFTEPASIRQIAEVLVVTEAAIKQHLAHLYDKFGIHEDGERRRVRLANEAVRRGAVTIADLRAERSPGTST from the coding sequence TTGCCGGCATATCTAGAGGTGTGGAGACCGACCGGCCCTGAGCTCGTTGCGCTGGACGCGGAGCGGGTCACCGTCGGCAAGGCCCCCACCAACGACGTCCCAATCGCGTCCGACCGGACCGCCTCGCGGCTCCACGCCGTCTTCGAGCGCTACCAGGCCGGCTGGTGCGTGCGGGACCTCGGGTCTCGCAACGGCACGTTCGTAAACGGCCAGCGCATCTGGAGCGAGCACACCCTCTATGCCGGCGACGAGGTCCGCGTCGGCAAGACGCGGCTTGTGTATCGCCCCGACGGCTCGCTTAGCCCGCTGACGGTGACCGAGGCGGCCGAGGGGGTTCCCGACCTGACCCGCCGGGAAGGCGAGATCCTTCTCGCGCTATGCCGTCCCGTCCTGACCGGGGACGTGTTCACCGAGCCCGCCTCGATCCGGCAGATCGCCGAGGTTCTCGTCGTGACCGAGGCAGCGATCAAGCAGCACCTGGCTCATCTCTACGACAAGTTCGGGATCCACGAGGACGGCGAGCGTCGACGCGTCCGTCTGGCGAACGAGGCGGTCCGGCGCGGCGCCGTCACCATCGCAGATCTTCGAGCGGAGCGATCCCCCGGAACGAGCACGTAG